The Malus domestica chromosome 10, GDT2T_hap1 nucleotide sequence gactttggcaagaattgaacttaagaccttttacttacaagtgaaaaggaatatcactagactgtaaTACTAAGTTACAACTTTTGATCAAAGTGATTGAGCGTGTTAGAAATAGTAGTAATAGGGGAAAACATTatttttataggaaaactaatgaaaatgacttgaaaactttgagttttaacgataaggacaaaataaagagtacaATGAATGGTACcagaattgattttttgtaatgtaaaaatatgattttttttgttaaagtgaacagtactgagagcttttcgttaaagtttccctATTTTTATTTCAAGGATTTCTCTAAATAAAAAATGGTCGCCAGATGTGAGTAGCTCCATCACTGAAGAACTTctttgtatgtatgtatgcaggtaCGTTGTGGTTGATGGgaaaaagcaaaaaagaaaaaatgaaaagaaaaagtatattCCTTTTTCTTTGGTAGGATTAGGTCAAATGTACATCGTACAGCCATTTTATTCAAGATTAAAATGAGGGTGCTTATTCAAGGTGCACACAGAAAATAAGAGCTGATAAAAATTAAGAGCATTTATCCATGCGTCCGAAGTTCTCAGTTCGAAAACCCTACCCCACCATCGCTTGTTAATAAAGCAACTTCTTATTCTTCAGTGAATGTGTTAGCACGTCTACGCCTGCAATAACTCAATAATAGAACACAACAGATTTGAATTTGTACATACAAATTCTAAGGCAacatattttcttttccattttgcTACGGTTAAATTTAGCATTCACACTTAAAAGGTTACGGTACAAACTACAAATAATGCCTCttccaaaatttctcaaaatttccATCAGTGAAGCAGTACATGCAATTACGGGTCCTCTCCGACCCCCtctcaaaaaaacaaaataaaatcggttaaaaaccaaaatttacaCCGTGCAGTTTGCCTGCGCCACAAATGTGTGCACCGCGTATATCTTTTGTTATACTTTCGACGTTGCCATACATGGGGCAAACTCATCTGCAATCTGCACCAACTGCTTCACTGATGGACTTGTAACCATCCCTTTCTAAGCACTCGGACAATTCAGCCTAAGAGAGacagagaggaagaaaagatGACAAGAGTATTAGATGCACGTCTTTGACAATAGGCCAAAAAATAGGGTTTCCGCAGAATGAGAGTACCAGAAAATACCTTTATCTGGGGGATGAGAGCAGGTCCCCCGTAAGCAAATGCTGTATAAAGCTGAACAAGACTTGCACCAGCTCGTACTTTCTTGTAAGCATCCTCGCCACTAAATCAATGGCATGAACAAGTTCCAGTTTCAGAAAAATGAAGAATAATAGATCTCAACGAAAACAAGAGCGAAGCGCTATTCTGATCTTACCTGCTGATGCCCCCACACCCGATTAAGGGAATCTTTCCCTGAACGATATTAATGTTAGTGGTCACGCTCTGATACATAACATATAAATGAAACCAAAAGAGAAGAACATAGACTGTAAACAAATAGCACACATAAGATCCGAAAGAGGACTAAATGTTTCAAGCCAAAGATTTCCTTCCATAGAaagtaaataaaagaaaatcagTTTGGTACCAGTTGAACTACAGTACATGCAATTAGGATATGATCCAAAAACACTGACAAGCTACTCTACATGAAATTAGGATACGATCCATCTTTAAGTCTTCTACTTTTATAAGTCTCTACTTTGTAATTTATGGCATAGAAAAATTATGAATAGTCCAACTTTTCTTGTACTTAAGCTACAGTAGAATGATGGATCAGTACAACAATGGCATACCCGACCAAAATACTCCATGCATGTTCAAACATGTCAGTAATCAAACATTAAAATGAGAACAATCTTTAAAGAACATGGTCTATATACTCTACCACAGTGTAAATAATGTGAATAACAGGTTATATGAGTTACAGAGAGACGGCGTACCCTTGTCAAAATGTACATCTCCTTTAAGACATTGGTAGACATATCGAAAAGTGGCTTCCCACTCAAGCCACCAGCTTCAGAAGCCAACAGGTGTTTACTAACAGATTCTGGTCTTGAAACAGTTGTATTTGATATAATCTAGaagaaaaagtaaataaacatCGTAAAGAATAGAAGAAATTGCACTGAATTTAAGTATAGATCAATATACTGAGAGAGATATATATGCTAGTCAGATCATAACCTCATCAACATATCAACATGCAGAACACCCAGCATGAACTGACTAAAgttaattttctatattttcttTAGAAACGAAAGGGACTAAGTAAAGATTCTTATTAAGAATATAATATACTAATCTAGTATAATAGGTAAGTTTGTGACCGGAAGAAAACATACCAATCCGTCCAAGCGAAGAGCAAGGGCAACCTATATCCATAAACAAAGAACCTTGAGAAAACCATCTTAATGGGGGAAATAAGAAAATCAATTACGAGCATGAATGCATACTGCAGCAATATCTTCAAGGTCTTCTTTAGACAAATCTGGAGCAATTTTCACGAGCAATGGAGGAGGGCCCTCCTCACCCCATTGCATTTCATCACGAGCACCTTGAACCTTGATAGGAAGAAAGTGTTACAAGGGCTAACTTTTTTAGACGTTTTGGTTAATATATAGATACAAAATTCATGCCTTGAGCAGTTAGAGCTCCATACCCGCTTCACAAGGTCTTTTAACTGCTTTCTTCCCTGAAGCATACGTAACCCAGGGGTGTTGGGTGATGAAACATTGATCACCTGTAGACAGATAAAGCATAAGTACGGTCGAATTAATGCAACAGGAATTGAACTCAACATATAGACACATAAACTAAAACTTCATTGCTTCTAGTTTGGGAATTATTACCGACAACTTAACTTCTGAGGAATAATATAAAGAATCATGGAAGATTATGTATTATCACATGTAATTGGATGTTCAGCAATCACAAATTTCAACCGACTGTGATTTCAGCTTTACAGCTGAAGTTGAACAGCTTTtacttttttgtaaaatttaATCTGAGCCATTTCCAGATTCAAGTTTGATTGTTCATATCCTATTCAAGTAAATAAAATTGGACTTCCTAAATATTGCTCCCCACCTGACCTTTAAAgctattatttttcaaaatctCTAGTAAACAAAAAACATTGACTCGAAAGTTCCTCAAAAATTTTAGGTCATTGTTGGTAGACAAGGAATACCTAACAAATTATGTAGTACAATTTGTGAGATCTGATAGAATAGCATAAAGATGGTATGAAATTATGCAACTTTCAAATGAAACAATCAACTAAAAGACTGCAAGCAGGAAGCCTATTCAAATGCATCTCTCATTGCTTTTCTGCATGGAGAACCAACACAATAGCAACATATCTTATTAGATCTTGGCCACGAAAACAGCACACTAATATAGGCATCATGATGAAGTTGATGCATTGGTGAGTAGCAAACACAAAAGtgatttctttttaaaagaATGAACAATTTAGATCTGGAagactttttttcttctttcatgaATAAAATTCCAATACTTAGCATAAAAACAGAACAATTACTAAACTATGAAAAATCAGTATAGAAAAACCTACCAAGTAATCAGCATACTGGGACAATGTATGAACCCCTTGTCTATAATCTGCAGAAGCATCTTCACTTGTCTTGTTCTTCCCAAGATTCACGCCTAGAATGCCAGGGCCAGCTTTGCCTCCAGGTTTGACTTCTTCACCTGAAGAAGACGAGATTGTAGTTTCATCCAACTTTCTCTTACCGTGCTGAGCACCCAATCGCTTTGCAACAGCTACAATTCCCTCGCTATTAAAGCCACATCGATTGATGATAGCTCTGAACACAAAATCAGGTAGATTGATAACACATAAGTTAGCAAATTAAATGTAACCAGCCCAACTTATCAGAAAGAAAACTTTCAGAAGTTAAAGAACCTACACCACCTTCAAAAGTGACTCAACACAACAAATTCGAGGAAATTCAGTCCTTATTAACATAAGAAGATGAATATAAAATATACTCTTACAGTTCCTCGCGCAATCTGAAGATACGAGGCTTTGGATTGCCCTCTTGTGGAACAGGGGTTACAGAGCCAATCTCTACAAATCCAAAGCCTAAACCAAGCAAACCATCAACAGCTTCAGCATTCTTATCAAAGCCAGCAGCAAGACCTATAGGGTTGGAGAACTTCCTTCCCCAAACTTCTAGCCCTAAATTTGATGGATCTGGTCTCTTCTCTCTAGGAACCCAACCACGTGCTGCGGCTGAGACAGCCAAGCTGTGAGCTGTCTCAGCATCTAAAAGAGCGAAGAATGGATTCACAATTTTTGTAGCTGAGAATAGCCAGCCACTTCAAAAAGTTGATATCCAAAAATTAGCAATGTATGTAACTAAAATTTATGTTCAATATTTCACAAAAACTTAAGCCATTCAACAACGAGAAAAAATGGCAATTCAATTTCTCTCATATGGTTTCTGCTTCATACACTGAAATAAGTACACACTAGAATAACGATAAAAAACCTTATTGCCATGACAAGAATGATGCAGAACATAACAAAATGGCAATTCATAATTTATATCTGATGAGTACCATCAAATTACCAATGAGTTAAGAAATTCCAATTTCAGTCTTTTGTGCATCCACCAAGACCCAGACATTATGACGGGGCGGAATACCATCTTGGCAAAAGAAAATACGAAGATAACTGAACTGAGAATTAAGTGCTGATCCTTTAGGTGCCTAGTTAGACCCGTAAAGAAATAGATACAAGTATCTTGTACAGAAGCTTAAAGGCTTCACCCTGACACTCTGACCAATAAGTAATGTGCATTGCAGGATACAAAAGGTTTATTCTTTAATGCCTCAAGACGCCTATAAACTTAGCAAGAGAAACCTTGAGAGAATTCTAAATCTGTCACGACTATAATCTTCTCATTCGTAGAATGCTAGGTTAGGATAGCGGTCATTGTAAATAAATATAGATGAGTAATGCTATttataccatgtttttataccatattttcataccatcttaggtggcatctgatgtggccagccacatcatttgaaaaatttgcaaaacccaaggcaATGACGGAGAAAgactcctcgtataccacaatcataatttaattaactagtttttcttaattattagtttattaaataatgaactaaatttaaaaatatgtttaattcaaatgatgcggCTGTCTACATCaatgccacctaaggtggtataaaaatgtggtacaaaaacatatGCATAGCATTACTCAATATAGATGCCAGAACCACCATCCACTTGTAAGCCAGAAGAAAGTTTAAATGCAAACAGAGCACAACTTCTACtcgaaaatttaaatttgatacCAGAAAGTTGCTTCATCCACAGTGCTCACATAAGCTCCGCCACCGATAACTAAGCCTAAGGTGGCTGCCGTCAACAACCTCCCCTACAGTTGAAAATAAGTACACACAACACCtcagaaatcaaacaaaaatcgACCAAAGATTAAACCGTGAGCAAGCACAAGCGAAAATACACCAATTTGGCGAGATGGGTTTGCAAATTTACTGgaaaaaattaacactttaagtTTCTCTGCAACTATTTGCAacaaaaaggagagagaaagaacgtACTTTCTTCGAAAAATGTGGAATCTTTGGAGCAGTTTGAGCAGCGGAAGAACAATGTCTAGCACTTGCAGCAGGAGCTGCGCATGCCCTTTTGAACAAAAAGTCTCTCAGCAATTTTCTGGAAGCCCTTGCCGCCATGGCCTTCCATTGatacaattaaaattttaaaaaattaataaaaattgaaactttttcGATAGTTTAATTTTTCGACGaacaagaaaattaaaggaCAATTGAATAATAGAAGAGGAACTTACTAGTTCGTAGTGAGTGAGCAGCCGAAGGGAAAGAGAGCTGCACGGACGGCGGGGTTGCGGCAGCAAATTGAAGGAGCGGGGCAATTGGGTAGTAAAATGGCACAGGTGGGTTTGCCTTCTCTCGTATGCGGGTTATGTGATTTGGGCTGTGGGCACCCGGTTTTTTTATTAATCGGGTTAGTTTTCGGTTTATGGATCATTTAGTGGATTACGGTCACGTCAGTATTAATTCGATATTAATTTCTCGAGAATTGTTTAGTGGACTATTTCAGAAATgagattttttatgaattttatgtCATCTCACGGTCATTTAACGGTTTAAGGTCAATTTTtatgttaatattataaaatattgtgtaaaATCATATAAGGTGATAGGCCAGTCTCATTTTTGAAAGAACTTAAATTTATGAAATATCAATTATATTGTTGAATAATTTGAATATACTCATAAAACTGTAATGTGATATTATTATTTCACTCAGATTATACTAGATGCGTTTCTTTTTAATGTTTTATTAATATACTGTAAAGGTAAGAAATATCAACATCATCGTtcatttatattataacacgtgcAATAGTAACATCATATGATTGTATTTTGAGAACACTAAAACATTTGTTGATATTATTAACTCATATTATAATACATGGATCGATACATCACATGACGATGTTATGGTTTACCTCAGACTTCTCAATTTTTGGGGATTTGTGATGTAATGATGAAAAGAATAATTATAGAAATGATTGTTTAGTTACTATATATCGCCTTTATGTTTTAGATGTATTATTCAGTTGAGTTGGGGGAGAAATTAGAAAGGTTGTGTTATCCACACCCTATTTTATCTTTTACACAATCATCTTAATTTTTaatcattaaataaaaataaataaaaaaatccataCACAAAAAGTTGCCTTGGAAAAGTCTGGCAAATAGTTATTTACTGATAACCATATTACCTTTATGTTTGATCAGCATGAGGATTAATTCTCTTTATGCATATCTGTTTTCCTATTCTtcatttgtaattttaattgacaaatttttggCTGAACTTAGTAGATAACGAGTTCGAAATCAATTTATTCTTTCACTTTTAAGCTCGAATGTTGTGACAAATTGATGTAACTTGggtaatatatatattatatgtgtaAAAGAAGAGTAGTAGCTGATCACATGAGATTTGAAGAATATTGCAGAAAACCTTGAGAAAAATATGACCCTAAATTAAGTGCTACTACTGCAGATCGATAGATCGATGTATAATTTAAATTTCTCATACATATCACTTATGGATTAGTAGGGGAAATGAATAAAAACCCCATTTATTGATTACACTTGATCGAATAATAAAGGCTGGGATATCAATTCCCATTGGTTTTCTGAAGTACGTAAAATTATTGATGGCTTATTCAGCAGCGCCATCAGGAGCGGCATCAGGAGCGCCGTCAGGAGCGCCGTCAATAAATTCGCCATCGGGGGTGAGTCCGAGCTCCTTGAGGACCTCAGCGCACCTAGGATCAACCTCCTTCTTCATGAAACCGAGAGGGTTCGCCATGCGATGAGGCCCGGTGATGCCATTGTGGTTCGTGAGGCTGATCCTCGCGCTGAGCTTCGCATGAAGCTCGTTGCTGATCTCGCTGCAGTCCTCCTTGGGACTCTTCACCAAGATCACTTCGCAAACCTCCTCTTCATGGTCTCCTTCCACCGGAATGGAGTAAGTTCCTAATTCCTCGGTGTCTGCCTCTTTGGTTAGAGTTACTTTTCCCCCTTCACTCTCTCTGCATTCCAATCTCACCTTTGCACCTGCACGTACGTACCATTCCATGCATGCAATGCTATGTCagggaagagaaaaaaaattctcatttcGAGTATCAATCtagtttgttttatatttagtAACTTGTAATTATATATAGACAATGTATCAAGTACTATAGGTTGAACACACGTACCTGTGAGGGGTTCACTGATTCTGGTAAAGAACTGCGTGCGGCAATTATCGCAAtaaacaatgccgtggacattgAGGGTCTCGGTGGAGTAGGCGACGCCGATGAGCGACAAGAAGCAAAGGGCAGAGACAAGAACGATACTATTAGAATTGGCCATCGTTAAATTATATTTCGtgcttgctttttttttcttgcttggATATCAGAGGACTGTATATGTGCAGATGAGAGGGGGATCGCTTTTTTATACAGAGAAGAGAAGGAATGTTTTGGTGGGATTTATTTGGTTTTCTAGTTGGCAGTTATTTTTCTGGGGTTGTCATTTCTTACCCTGTTTACTTGTGGTTAAGGCAATTATTTTGACTCgctctttgctccttgaaattcTCTCCGTCTTCaattctattttattttcaaaaatattgaAAGACCTAAGGGCATTTCAAATAGAAGATGCAAATCCCTTAAAATGAGTATTTTACATTTTTAGTGGCCGGAAAATTCTCTAATGGTgagatgtaaaatatatatgttgACTGAAAAATGCAACATAAAAACCTAAATATACATATTTTTTGctaatatttttgctcaccatcttATTTATTATCGTTAGATGAGATTTGGATAGTGTATATacacaaatctcaaaaattAAACTTATACAATGGTGACAAATAGGATGTTGAACATTACCACCACTTaagggtggtgagcaaaaatgcacccatACTTTTACATCTTTTGGTGATGAGTCCCGCCGATCAAAGAGAGAAAATTAAATGGAATTTCAAACTTATGTATCTACCATTGGAGTAGAACTCCCGTCTATATCTCCCAAAAGTGTGAAACTAGACATAAATATGGTTTTGCATATcttcattggagatgctctaaataACGGTGTTGGTGAATGCGGTTAGTAGTTACTTAATAACCAGAGCGGAATCCAGTAGGCAttaacattttaaaaacattttataCAAATTTTAAGAACGTTATGGTATGTCAAAAGTTTCACGAAAATAAATTTTACGATGGTTTAACATATAGAAAGTTTCTTAATTTTGGAAGCTATAACACGGCAAAAAtgttacataaataaattttgatatatatatatttttttgtaggaTTTCGCACAACCGACGAAATCCGGTGAGTAATATCTCAcagtttttgtgaaaaaaatgtGAATGTCATCTTTCCGAAAGAACGTTAAACCTAATTTTATGATTTATTGAGTCACATGAAACCCACAGCAGGTAAAGTACGCAAACAGTcgaagaaaacaaattaaacaTTCAGCAGATAAATCCCATTCTCAACAAACAGAGGATTGAAATTTGGATATGTAGAAGAAAGCTTTTACATTAAGTCACAGATGAATTCGGCGTTTCGGGGTTGCAAATGCTACTAGCAGAACATTTAACTAGAATCTCACTGGagaaaaattaacaacaaaCACCATAACAAACGAGACCCTGCATCGACTTTCTCCATCCGTCAAATTACACAAGCCCTGGCCAGCCATAGGCCGCTTACATTCACTgcacaaagaaaaaggaaactaAGGACGTCGAAGACCCACAAACCAAATAACTATAACACAATGCTTGCTAGATGTGGCCGAAAAATGAAAGAACAAAATGATGGTTGCTAATTGGATGACCGGAGTAAGCTATACCTCTGCATCTTCACCTCCAGGTTTAGCAGAGCCGTCCACCTTCTGTATATCCTCGCCTGTAGCAAGTATCAGATTAATATCCAATATCTCTCGGTATAATCGACCAAATTTCTAGGACACGTGAATACTATAAACCCAAGTACTCTGTATTGTTCAGAGCTCAATTTAATTCAAACAGAAAGGCGATTGAACATCTTACTAGACTCAAGCTGGTACACAAAAAGGGAAACATATTCACAATTCACATCCATGACACATAATAACACACAACGTTCACAAGACAAAACGTATGTTTTTAGATGTAACGTCTAATTGAATCATAAGAATATGAGAATCGCCTTCATAAATTATTGGAAACCAACCTGTCGAATTCACATTTTACTTGATCTTCAGTTTCCACTGAAGAAATTGTTCTACTATTAATTTTTCTCATTGTGTTGATGATTGTAATATACTAAAAGTGAGACAAGCATCTCACAATCACAATTTCATATACTCATTTCTCAAACCATAATCCAAAAGTTGGTAGTCAAGAACAAGCATCGCATGACTTGATGAAACTACACATAACAAGTCGGGAAAAATTCCACCACATATCATAACATTCTCCATAAGGCTATCTCGTTACCTCCATCCTCTGGAATGTCAGAGGTCCACAATGTAAGGTTGTCCCTCAGGAGCTGCATGATCAAGGTGCTGTCTTTGTATGATTCCTCGCTCAAAGTATCCAATTCTGAGATAGCTTCATCAAAAGCTTGCTTTGCAAGGTGACATGCCCTGGAGCAAGTTACCAATACGCAACCAATAAGAAttcttttcttctaattttaCTTTTGgccaaaatgaagaaaaagaatgtgATATTGTGAATCTTGGTCACCATAAGCACGCATACCTTTCCGGAGAGTTCAAGATTTCATAATAAAAGACAGAAAAGTTCAAGGCCAAACCCAGTCTGATGGGATGTGTGGGGGGTAAATCAGTTTCTGCTTTACTAGAAGCTGACTGCAAAATAGATAGACATAACAGACAGATGCAAAATCCAAATTAGAACAGCTGGAAGTGAGataaagagagaaaagggaccTAGCCGCCCTCATTTCAATAACAGGCTGCTTCAGAAAAAAGGGAGCAACTTCAAAGTGTGACCAAGGGCGATAAGCATACATCTCAAATCAATGGTattctaacaaaaaaaattaagctaATACTTAGATATAGCCGGCCACACCACTAAATCACGTAGTTCAATGCAAGGGCCAGCATCGGTACCATGTCTTGACACTAAATTTCAGCATAGCATTGCTGGTCATTTTCAACACGAGATGATACCAGTTTAGTTAGCACTAACATTCACATCAGATATCAGTTTTACTTTTTGCTCGTTTGAGCAACAAATAGTTAATAAAGCTGATTTCTTTTCTCTTCGAGTCCCTCATACTTCTTAGCAAACAAGCAGCGCATACGCCAAAAACTTTAATTGACTGATTAgggttcataaattaaagaccAACTCGTATTATACCTGATAAGCTTTCATTGACTGATCAGCAACCTCTTTCCTGTCATCACCAGTCTTAAACTCCGCCAAGTAGCGATAATAATCTCCTTTCCTGCAATTAAACAGAATAAACCATTCAAAAGCCAAATACTTTAACCACTCCAAAACACTCAATCGAAAGACCGCTCACATTTTGTAGAAAAACACAGTGGATTCAAAAGCAGTGCACGACGGAATGAGATGTTCATCAATAACCCTCATGATGTCGCTGCAAATGCTAGAGAGCTCGGACTCGACCTTTTGCCTGTACTCCTTGATACGGCTCACATTCTGATCGTTCCCTTTCCCCTCCTCCTTCTGCTCAATCGACGACAGAATTCTCCACGAAGCTCTGCGAGCTCCGATCACGTTCTTGTACCCGACCGAAAGCAGATTCCGCTCCTCTACAGTGAGCTCCACGTCAAGTTTCGCTACTTTCGTCATCGCCTCCACCATTTCTGCAAATAAAAGGTGCAGAAGGTAAAGTAAATGcaattcaaaaccctaattccatgaaaaattaagaaattaacgctcagatctcttttttttttcctggttTCTTTGATTTTCTGAGTAGACAAACAGAGTATAAGTCTTTGATTTCATGAATTTTGAAgcgaaaaaaaatcattaaaaaataaaataagtgaGAGAGTGAAGGGATGAGATGCTACCATCGTAACGCTCGGCTTGCTCGGCGAGCTTCGCAGTGTAGACgtagttctctctctctttggggGAAGCCATGGCCGATCTCACTCTCTCACtacttcctctcttcctctcttcctctctctagTCTCTATGAGCTCTGaagtttcctctctctctcctcctcctttctctctctagaatgaCTGTTTTATGAAAAAGGCATGCGCCATCGTTTGGTGTGGTTGGGTGGGTGAGGACCGGTTTGGAGGGCCCCGGATTCCACTACGtttagaaatttttcattgcaACCGGACAAGGGGTACacaatttgtttttatataaataataagagattttattttttttaagttattaatttttttaacatatcCTTGTATAGTAATACAGATATATTATTTGTATACcgattacattaaaaaatctttaTATTACGTCTACGCCGGAACTGGCCCGGCTCAAAACCCCACCTACAATACCCACGCGCGACTCGAAACGTGGACGCACATACTACTTTGGCTTCGTGAGAATATCAGTTGCGGCTTAGGCAGGGCGCGTGGACTAGACTGGCTCTTGATGGCGGCGGAAAACAGTTGAACGTGAAATTTAAGCTGAACGATGCACCTTTTTccaattttccatttttcttttgacttcctttaaatttgtaattttttttctctgtcTTCAAATTTTTGACATAACTGTCAATCATAATTTGACATTCGTgcagaaaattttattttttattttaataatttat carries:
- the LOC103446320 gene encoding dihydroorotate dehydrogenase (quinone), mitochondrial-like, producing the protein MAARASRKLLRDFLFKRACAAPAASARHCSSAAQTAPKIPHFSKKGRLLTAATLGLVIGGGAYVSTVDEATFCGWLFSATKIVNPFFALLDAETAHSLAVSAAARGWVPREKRPDPSNLGLEVWGRKFSNPIGLAAGFDKNAEAVDGLLGLGFGFVEIGSVTPVPQEGNPKPRIFRLREELAIINRCGFNSEGIVAVAKRLGAQHGKRKLDETTISSSSGEEVKPGGKAGPGILGVNLGKNKTSEDASADYRQGVHTLSQYADYLVINVSSPNTPGLRMLQGRKQLKDLVKRVQGARDEMQWGEEGPPPLLVKIAPDLSKEDLEDIAAVALALRLDGLIISNTTVSRPESVSKHLLASEAGGLSGKPLFDMSTNVLKEMYILTRGKIPLIGCGGISSGEDAYKKVRAGASLVQLYTAFAYGGPALIPQIKAELSECLERDGYKSISEAVGADCR
- the LOC103446321 gene encoding olee1-like protein; this translates as MANSNSIVLVSALCFLSLIGVAYSTETLNVHGIVYCDNCRTQFFTRISEPLTGAKVRLECRESEGGKVTLTKEADTEELGTYSIPVEGDHEEEVCEVILVKSPKEDCSEISNELHAKLSARISLTNHNGITGPHRMANPLGFMKKEVDPRCAEVLKELGLTPDGEFIDGAPDGAPDAAPDGAAE
- the LOC103446322 gene encoding 14-3-3-like protein D isoform X2 yields the protein MASPKERENYVYTAKLAEQAERYDEMVEAMTKVAKLDVELTVEERNLLSVGYKNVIGARRASWRILSSIEQKEEGKGNDQNVSRIKEYRQKVESELSSICSDIMRVIDEHLIPSCTAFESTVFFYKMKGDYYRYLAEFKTGDDRKEVADQSMKAYQSASSKAETDLPPTHPIRLGLALNFSVFYYEILNSPERACHLAKQAFDEAISELDTLSEESYKDSTLIMQLLRDNLTLWTSDIPEDGGEDIQKVDGSAKPGGEDAE
- the LOC103446322 gene encoding 14-3-3-like protein D isoform X1, translating into MASPKERENYVYTAKLAEQAERYDEMVEAMTKVAKLDVELTVEERNLLSVGYKNVIGARRASWRILSSIEQKEEGKGNDQNVSRIKEYRQKVESELSSICSDIMRVIDEHLIPSCTAFESTVFFYKMKGDYYRYLAEFKTGDDRKEVADQSMKAYQSASSKAETDLPPTHPIRLGLALNFSVFYYEILNSPERACHLAKQAFDEAISELDTLSEESYKDSTLIMQLLRDNLTLWTSDIPEDGGEDIQKVDGSAKPGGEDAEV